The genomic interval GCAGGTTCCAAAGGATAAGGAAGAACTTGAAGCTCTGCAAGCTAGGCTCAAAAATCGTTTTCCAGTGGAGGCATATAACAAAGCAAGAAGGGAATTGGATCCCAACAGGATCCTTTCTAATAACATGCTGGAGAAGCTGTTTCCATTATCAGATAATGTTTGAAAAGCACACCCTATTGGTTAGTTCTTTATTCATTGCAAAtcttatgaattttaaaatggCATATGGCCTGTACTTTTGGCCAATTTAGTGGAAGCATCTTCAGCAATAAGCTTGTACACCAAAATAGAAGGATATTAGGACATTCCATGTAttatttagaatttttataCGAATTATATGTCCTTCCAAGTGTGAGTACTTATTGATGCTACCCAACATTCAATCAAGTTCAACTGGATCTGTGGTCAGTAAGTAGAAAAAGTAATTTTGAGAGTAATTTCGGAACTGTATGATATTAGTTCTACCTTATAGGTTATTCCCTTAAATAAAGTTCATAAATTAATCTTGTATTTTAAAGTGCAAGCTAATTAAACGATTCGAGGTTAAGCAATATTCTTTGCCTAGACAATATGCATTTCTTGACTGTCTCCTTGGGTTACTATATGAAGCATatctatgatttttttttattatcaataCCATTTGATTGAGCCTTTGAGAATTATGGTTTGCAAATTCTGCTCTCTGAAACTGTGGTGTTCTATGCATCTTTTAGCTTTTTTGATGTGAAGCATGATTGCTATTTTGCAAAGCCTTTGGGCTTTGGTGATAGAGCTTAAATTCGTGCTAAGAAGAGAACTTGATCCCAATTTCGAACTATATAGCTAGAGAACGATTGGATATTATCCTCAAACCTTGGCCTTGCTACTTTAACCTTGATGCTTATCCTCAAACCTTGGCCTTGCTACTTTAACCTTGATGCTGGTTTTTATCCATTTTGGATTCAGTATATTACTGGTTGGACCTATTTTAATTGTAGGGGATTTTTTTGGCGGAAGTCAGGcgtgtgcaatctttttgagGTTAGTCTTAAGCCATAGAATCTTTTTGAGGCGTGTACAATGAGCAACTCCGTATAatctttattaaattcaaCTCTTGTATACTCTGTTACAACATATGACCAAAATCATAGAATAACAGTTTATAGAACAATCAACAGTATTCAACCAAAGATAGgcttcatgtttcttgaaAGCAGCGTTTAGAAGCAAGTTTCACAGAGCCAACAGCAGCAAAGCGCGAATAGGCTGCAGTTGTAAGAATGacagcaaaagaaaaaaaaaatgttattattagcgtgaaggaagaagaaaaacataaaatacaAGGTTAGTGATCATGATTGTATTAAGTTGTCAAAATGCCTCATCATCAATTAGGTGCCGAGTAGTATTCAGTTACGGATATGGCAATCTGGAATACTTTGTCAGAATATTTGAAGCCAGTATCTAGAAATGCGTTCAACTCTTTTGATAGAATTCTGCAGGTGCATTTGCATAAATTTGTTGCAGAAACTGATATGGTATTTGTCTGTCTTACCATCCCTCAATGAAGCCTCtatctcctttcttctttgtcCGAGAGAAGCTCTTCTTCTGAGCAGGAAGATCCGCAGTAGGATATCCTTTGgtcaaaaacaaagagaaaagtaaGTTCTCAAATCCTCCatcatgaaaataataatctaGAAAATGCTGTGAGTAGAAATGGGTGTTTTGGAAGAAAGGTGGAACCTGCTGGGGGTTGATTCTCCTGTGCATCTGACTTGGGCATTTCggaaattggaataaacagaAGCTTTGTTGGAATGTGTTTCTAGATGACTATTGTGTCCAAGGAAGTTGTCGAGACGATGAATCTTTGGTAGCTAGCTACATATCATTTTATAGTGGGTTATGTGAAACAATGgacataaattttatatttacctCTCTAGGGGcgataattaaaaaatatggaGGCAGAGGCCGACTTTAATCAGGTTATATCTGGTACAAATAGAACTAGAATTAACGAGAAGGAATCCCGGCCACCTCATCACATTCAAAAAGTAAACCAAAAGCTACacccaaagaagaaaaaccattACTTTGTCAgtaaggaaaaacaaaaggcaGGAGGGACATCACGCATAAGAGCAAGAGTAGAGTTTGAGACCAATGGAATAAAGCTAATACGCGTAACAATTattcccaaaataaaaaataaaaaaaaaaaaagggttaatACGCGTTAATGAGCTGGGCTAATTCTGCCCAAAGAATATATGCTTCGGTTCTCAAAGAACACCGAAAGAAGGCAATTGACATTGGGAAAGTTGTAAAGATATTGATCCGTGTTCATAAGAGGGTTTCAGAAGCTGATTGGGTGGAATCTTACATTCCAGGAAGGAAAGTGGATTGGTTCAAGTCAATCTCATACTGGAATTATCGATTCGAGGGCCATCCTTATTTAGGGGTGTTTAGGCCTTATTGGACCACGTTTAGTTTAATAGTTGCACACCATGTAGTTAGCCTATCGGTTTAATAGCACTTGGCGCATTAACAAGATTTCCTAACATTTTAGCCTTACCAGGATTCCAAAGTTTTCCCAGGATGTTTCTTTTTGACGGTTAAAATTCGATATTATAAATGATTAGGTTACAAGAATCTTCTTCCTTTTGTTCCTTTTCCGCCATTTTGTTTGAAGTAGTACACCtgtataagggtaaaatgacaacTTTATCTGCCAATGCATCTCAGGGCTCTTTTATAAATGATTGAggtaatattatattgaaGCAAACTGCAGTGAAGTGAAAAAGGTCTCTCTTTACATTTGTGTAGGTTCTTTTGTAAAGATGTGTGGAAATATTATACTCAAATAAATTGCGGAATACGATATAAAAGGTTAAAACGTTTAGATTCAGCGGCGGAGCCTCTCAAGGGATGGGGGCCTACACccctcaaaatttttaaaatttttttcatattatataaaatttttaattttttttataaattctcTAAATGAtctctttaaaataattttttatttaataattaataaaaataaaaaataacaaaatgattCCATTTACTTGACtcagttttaaatttttttgtagtttatattattattattgttatgaatatttttgtgaatatccatttatgtTATCTATATCTAGATTTGGATGTAAATTAGATTAGATGAATATTAGGATTTAATTCATCTAATCTCTTAGTATTATCTTTATCTTGTAAATTCAATCTAAATAAAGAGTTGTTAGCCTATAAATAGGCCcattcacttcatttgtaaagaTACACTTGAATAAAATCTTCTTACTCCCTCTATATACTTTCCTTCCTTCTAAATATTTTCTCTTATAATTGTTCTTTTAGATGGGTCCTCAAAGGAGgttaggaatatatgttggataCGAATCtccatttgtaattaaatatcaaGAATTATCAATAGGAGATTTATTCATGACAAAGTTTGTCAATTGTCATATTGATGAAACAATTTTTCCAACAttagggggagaaaataagtagctgcaaaagaaaatttcttagaatgaattattattatctagTTTTGATCATCGCATAAATCAATACGAACTTgaagttcaaaagataattattttgtaaaatatagtaaatcaGTTACCAGATGTATTTACTGACCTAAAGAGAATAATTAAATCTTATATACCAGCTGCAAATGCTATTATTAGCATTAATGTCCTTGTAGGACAAGGCACGCCAGAAGCGTTGAGACCAATCAGTTCCAAAGATaaaatccttgaaaaagaaaaggaataaatatataagatGGTTAGAAAACGGAAGTAGAAACTCTAGAAGAGACCCTTgacataatttaaaaaaatttcaaaagaaattcaagtaCCTGAAATCAGTAAAAATAAAGAGATCTCAATCAATTATGTCATAACGGGAAAAGATGGAAGCGATAAATAAACATCGACgatattttgtatataatatagagctcaatattatgaaagaaaagcGAGGATCTTGAACTTATATGTAGACATAGAAATGATTGGCCAATGTGAAAAGACGCAATCAAAGTGGAATTGAATTTAATTGCAAAATGTGAAGTTTTAGAACCTATAGTCCGTACACCAAATGATGTAAAACCAGTGGGATATAAATGAGTATTTGTGCGgaaatgaaatgagaaaaatgagattatgaaatataaagcACGGCTTGTCGCACAAAGTTTTCTCTAAAGATCTAATATTAGAGATGAAGAGATATTCTTTGTGGTGGATACAATTACAAATCTATATTAACTAGTCTGgtaataaatgagaaaattaaaatacgtCTAATGAGTATAGCTACATCCTATTTATATGGCTCACTAGATAACgatatctatatgaaaatccttgaaggatttaagttgcttgaatcacaaaatttgaattctcgataaatttattcaatcaaattaaataaatatgtatacGGATTAAAACAATCTAGACACATGTGGTATAATCGCCTTAGTgcatatttattgaaaaaaaggCTATAGAAATAATCCTATATGCCCATGTATGTTATAAAAGGGTTTagatatgaatttattataattgctGTCTATGTTGATGACTTGAATATTGTTGAAACTCCTGAAAAGTTATTAAAAATCGTAGATtacttaaagaaagaatttgagatgaaagaccttgaaaaaataaagttttgtgTGGGTTTTTAGATTGAACACTtgacaaattgaatttttgtcCTTCAATCTAATTGTATAGCAAAAGTgctaaaacaatttatataaagaAAACATATCCATTGCGTTCACTAATGGTTGTAAGGTCACtagatataaaaaaagaaaaaagactcTTTTCGACCTCATGAAGATAATGAAGAATTTCTTTGTCCTGAAGTACTGTATCTTATTACAATTGGAACACTAATGTATCTTGCTAGCAATATATGACTTGATATATTAATTGCTGTGAATTTATTAGTAAGATATAGTTCTTCTTTAACTCGAAGACATTggaatgaaattaaacatatacttcGATATCTCTGAGGAATAATGGATATAAgcttatattattcaaatgcataaaaacaaaatttaattagttatgtAAATGCAGGATATTTATCTGATCCACACAAAGCTTGATCCTAGAGAGGTTACTTGTTCACATATGGAGGTACGACTATTTCACgatattttataaaacaaactaTAGTTGCTACTTCTTCTAACCATGTAAAAATTTTAGCAACTCATGAGCAAATCATGAATGTGTCTAGTTAAGATCTGTAACTCAACATATTCGAGAAATGTGTGGTTTGTCAACCAAGAAGGAAATTCCAACAACATTATATGAGGATAATACTGCTTGCATAGCATAGCTAAAGGAATGATATATTAAAGGCCATCgaacaaaacatataattcgccaaaattcttctttactcATGATATCCAAGAAAAGGGTGAAATAAGTGTTCAACAAATTCAACTAAGTAACAATCTAGCAGATTTGTTCACTAAAGCCCTTCTTACTgcaacatttgaaaagttgaAATGCATCATTTTAAATATCTCTATCATGTAGTCATTAGGGGAGCAAAATATGCACTGTACTCTTTTCTTTCATCAAGGTTTTTTCCACtgagtttttcttaataaagtttttaatgaGACAGTATTTCAAAAGCGTATTCTTGAAAAGATTATGTACTCTTTTTCATTCACTCAAATTTTTTCCCGTGAAGTTTTTTTGTTGTAAGGTTTTAACGAGGCATATTTTTAATACAATGGATATTCAAGGGGgagtgttatgaatatttttgtaaatatccATTTATGTTATCAATATCTAGATTTAgatgtaaattagattggatGAATATTAGGATTTAATTCATCTAATCCCTTAGTATTATCTTTATCTTGTAAATTCAATCTAGATAAGGAGTTGTTAGCCTATAAATAGACCTCTTCACTTTATTTGTAAAGATACACTTGAATAAGATCTTCTTACTCCCTCTAAATActttctcttatatttctcttatagttgttcttttagatttatttcataaaaattctttatatttatttatttatttctattttatttactcatattgtcacgactcggaactcccatcaagctcgtgacaaccgccgcgacatCTCGATCGACATttattacccggaatgtcaaccggaaccccgcaaggctttaatatcagcttctcatttcccctgtggctaactgtttccaaataccacattctaaaagattttaaactgtttccaacttaaacaaataaaataataattttcgtctcacaggggtattttggtcatttatcccaaaaatctcaaaatcatctaaaaatatagtatgtaagtggaaaacacatatttcataatcaaaaataatttgggatgtctaaaacattagtttaaaatggaattatgactgtcataataaaataaaaatattaaataaaatattcaattttcacataaaacgatattttaagaacactgcataaataatttttatagcgtaaaaacaaaataaattcttacataccgtaatacagataaccaaagtatagaatttaatttacagtgacacgtgggcccacgaatgactaaaagtgtcaaaagaaatgaacctacagtctTTGGATGTGGTaagttcaactgtaatcctcgtcgatatcagttatctacaatatattctgagcctaaaatgggtgaaaatgagggtggtgagattataaaatcctagtgagtaaacaaacatcactcaaaatatctaaagtcgagtaaaaggagactattaaaacatttcatcaaactgtgatttatcatctttcaacttacttcaaccaaatgaaatcaatttatttaaagcaagtaatcagtatggcttatgaatttcttaaaaagcttggctcataccaaaaattattatcatactcagttatctgggataccttggctgagggctatcccaactgagtccgccaaggctattagaaagtcatgtttttattttgaaaacatagctgttccttggcgttggccgagttccccttcacgtggtggtttagcgtgaagtgaactctaaaagttatacctcaggagttaccctactcgtctctccaaccgaggtaaaaatataacaggattccgtgcccctctaataggctagtccataGAATTcagcccactgcagcaggtcaaacccaccatacaataaaattttgacagcatgacagggctaatatattactacccagcctgcaagggtaaaataaaataattcatacaattcataaaaaacacaacccagccagtcatgccaatacaatagcataagccattaattcaattttaaatttacaacatattagtggtctccaattactctattttcaaaatcgttatttcgtttcaagacaatttataaaatattttcatttaaactcatttggtttacaaaacataaaaatttaccatttgaactcattttcataaaattcaccaaaaccgaataaaaacatactttagataattaaaatgatggtaaggttactcaccgtgtctagagtggggattttcgaaatactcaaactactggtcctcgggtgTAATTCTCTTGCCTTTATCGAAGGACTCACCAcattgacacagtacaaaatagaggaattcaccacattggtactaaattgaaattaaactaatttagactactaatgcttgatatggaatgcaaaaatatctaaatttttGCTTAAATACGGTGCTAGcctatttcgatcttttacccgataaatcgatatacgcgtccgtttaaactccaaattaatttttttcagtttctatacctcaattgcacccaaattgacttaatatCCCTCAGTGtagtgcaaattatcagtctcgatagtaaattacgaaaatacccctagtgggtaaaattttatatttttgctctgaaaattctcattatttttctaggctcataattcatcattattcatcataattcctcaaataaacatcaagatcagcagccaatattctccTAGAAATTttggcataatgggtttcaatgggagaaaattatatctatagcttatttttgctatatttcaatataacttaactaaaatcacttaattcaattaaaatcaaccaaaaatcaagctcaaaactcatccatggaggtttggccagcatgggtgtctatacccactttctaattttgcatgaaaatgagaaaaaaatgcatgggtagtgaaaatcacaaggaaaatcaatgaaatttaactttttaatgcttgatttcttgatttctcttgattttccccaaattttcaggtagggttcttatttatttttttccccccttttctcccctggtttggacagctgaagaagatgagaattctggaatttttacctttttaaaggttaaaataatataatattattttatttatttttttaatgttttattaattccttaaattctagccatccatttgtttccaaattttcaccatacacttgtcccacatatccatagcttagataaaattctcagacttatccaaagtcttggtggagtaatttttgaaatttacacttttaccccgtaaaagtcaaaaattacatttttgccccaaaaactgaaaaattgcccatagatatatttttcatcccttatactcataccattctacaatttgtcaaatttgatctaaattctctcaaaatctcaaattttNCAAATTTTATCcgcgggtggcaaaattacgattttgcccctacactctagaaatcactggaattaaactttttcactgccaaaccctcaaattatactccaatactcaaatcatactccaataagtcaaatggggccaaaaaattttttttctaaaaattctcattgtGTCCCtgggtggcaaatgaccattttgcccctagatagtaaaaattttgatttgactccaaattgatcctcgaactccaaatcaccatattaaaccattctgggactttaaaattcttaattttattttaaattctctatttgatctagttcgaggcttaaattaacttaattgtaccatttagtACATTGTCgttttttaacgatttttctttcgaggctttccaagtatgcaagcatattgtcaatcatatgaatgacatggaaagtattttataaggtcgggcttgacacaTATGTTTTAAATCTTCATAGATTTTCTTCCATAAATTTCTATGAACCatcaatcatatttttttttcttttttattatgtcatatGTGTGTTCTATCTTACACTtctcatgtttttcttttttctgttatttggattttatttttaattattttaatctttaaaaattaataaattattatgtaattctcaattataaatTGCAATGTTGTACTGTTACTTAGAATTTCATCAATGTATCATTTTCATTCAGAATAACCAATGTGTTCTGTTATATAAGTTGCAAACTTTAAATAACAAAGATATACATACAAATTGATAGAAGGAAATGATTGTATTTCtttcaattcaattttatttattatatatttttaatgactctcaacataatatttttatttaataattaattttaatccTCAAATCgtttgataaaattagagtCATTATGATTAGCATATTATTAGTTAAGCAtagcaaataaattttaacataaaatgttaAGCCTAtcgaatttttaaaaaataaaagtaagtctaaaaacccaaatccattaagttttaatataaatctaaatCTATCATAACATATTAGATCTTAACAGTCCAACTCAAGATTATCATAACATAGTATATCTCAAAAGTTCAACCTAATAACCCAATATGTTAATTAGCAATTTAAGaagcaaatagaaaaaaaaagagagtttATTAAAAAAGCTACCTATTTCATGTAAAACACATAAAGTAAAAAGGCAATtcatttgagtttgaaaaattgttttctCTTCCACTCTTGGGAGTGGAGAGCGAGAGAGACTTCTTTcatagttatatatatatgataccATCATTACTGTTAATGtgtatttttttgtatatcaAATGTCTTGTGAATTTTACTTAATCTTGTAAATcagaaagaattaaattatatataaagttcTTTTTGACTGTTTAGTGTCTCTTTCTATTTGacatcttttttaaaaatcttcTAGCTCTACCGTTGTTTAGATTTGAGATTTCAGTTTAGAGCTCTCACGTTCGAATTACTTTTCTTTATGTAActtgaaaaaaggaaaaaaaaatggacagaaagtttaaTAATATTGAATACATTAGAACTTGAATTGTGTTGTAGGTTAAAAAGTCGAAATACTATGGGAGGAAAGGTAGGGGCTAACCCAACGTGGTGGTAAGATTAACGGTAGttgttttttagtttttaatttttattattatattataaaatttgaaattataaatttataattttatataattattctttaattaCTTTCATGTTAAATTATGAATCCCCTCCTAATAATAGTAGTAGAGAATGAATGAAATACAAATACCGCTCAAGAGTAGCACAAGCAGTGCAGTGGGGAGCCGGGAAGAGTTAGTAGCAACCAGTAGCCAGAAATGTGGCAAAAGGGGCTCAACTAACGCAGCTAGTGAATAAGAAGGGGTTTGTGACAAAACCCCGACCCAAAACTATCTACAACATTTCAATATTAGCCTAGCGGTTGgatatttttaacttttcttgttactttactaataattttttattttattttgagaaaaaaataaataataaatcaaccaagaaaacaaataaaattaaataaaactaatataaTGTTAGAATTAAATTCTTACACATAATTGGAAACTTGGAATTgagacttaaaaaaaattttaaaatatctcgTATTTATCATTGAAACAAATCTTTTGAACCATAAGCCTGATAGGATCTAAAATCATTATTTCATtgaatataaaagaaaatttatcttttaagtTGCTTCTATAATTAACCTCTTAACAAAACCATTGGTTCTATCTCTAATCGGGTTGTACCCTCCTTTGAACGAAGGTTCAAGGGTTTCGATCTATACCTCTATATTAAAAGATGTCGGAAGTTGACAAGTGGAAGCTTTAGAGGGTGACAAGTGGCAATTTCTTATACTTCTTTGAATTGTTTGTTAAGCCCGTGCAAAGTTTGCAAGCTTATAACTCCAGGTGCAAAGTTGTGACTCCAGATGGGCTATATTCCTGAATTTTGAGCTGGGCTTTTAGGACTTCGATGCGGCCTACATGGCCCAATCATTTCAGTGGGATTGTTTTGCACTTGTCTTATGTTTTCCTTTCCTCCATCCGCctcattctttctttcatttaccTTTGTTCATTCTCTCTGTCTCCAGTGACGTttgagtttttggtttttggagATTTGTAGCGAATGGCTCTGGTTTGTACTGGCGATAGACGTGGCTTTAGTGCCATGTTTCGCTTTTTAAGCTTGTCTTCTCGATGTCAATTATGGGTCTTCAATTGTCTTTATTGGGATTGTTTAGGGGGTTTCCGAGGGATTATTCAATCTgtgattttcttcttccttttgtttgttctttttcctACTGTTtgtgtttttacttttaccaACTATGGTTTTATGCGTGCTTGAGTTTACTGCTTCAATTTCGCATTTTTGAGCTCGGAACCATTTATCTGGTTTGAGTATTTTCCTGTTTCGCCATCTGTGCTTTTATATTTTCCTGTATTTTTTTAGCCCATTTGTCTCTTttgatgttttgtttttggacAAATTGTGAGCTTTTATTGAAGGTTTTGAATAACCAGATTTGAAACTTTATTGATTCGGTTAAGCATAAGTTGATTCGATTAAGCATGTTCAAGTCATTGTTGAATATTCAAAATCTGAATTTTATTTGGATACTTTTGTCTCTATGCCTTTAGTGTTTAGTCATTAATTCACCGCAACTGATATTTCTTTTGCTGCTAGCCTATTTTAATTGTAGAAAACAGATCTTGAGTTTGCATTTGTAACCTAACCTGTTAGCATTAGTTGATTAACCTCTGAAGCCtaagtttttatattctaGAAGTAATTACTCTAATGATTCGATGGTTTATGTTTTGTTTGTGCAACATGATACACAGTTTTTTTGCTTATATGTTCTGCTTAATGGTGGGTTAAAGATGTCTTTTTATAAATGTTTCATCTGTTTCTTGAGTTGCAATTGAAATGTATCATTGGCTGTAAATATTGGTTCTATCAGCTTTCGGaatggatttttttattaatttaagttttttaattgatttattctctatttttttttgttttgctggAGACTTGGATAAAGAAATTGATTATTCAAATGAGGTTAAGTTCTCCGTTAGGTTTtctttatgattatttattatcatttatatGTGCTGTAACATCCCGTATCTTGGAGTGATAGTTGATACGATGTTGGGGACGAGATTAAACCAATTGAGGCCAATTAAGGCGTTTAAAAATGgtaaaaaatgaaaggaatattttaaaataataatattttattagaatTAGAATTATGGAGTAAAAAGGAGTTATAGAGCTATATCGGggtaaattaatatattttgaaatcctagaaattaagtgaaaaattttaagataaaataatattattttaataaaatattattaaaataatattaaaatcatttttacgTGATGATGGCTTTCTTCTCATAATTTATGCGTCAAGCTTAAATGGGGGAGTTGTGACTAGGATTAGTTGacttaatgaataaaatattattttattcattctatgttattatttaaataattaagttttagtGTCATGAGtacaaatgaaaatatatatgagCCAGCAACAATGAAAATATAGTTGAttgattgagaaaataaaGATGTGTAGAGTAATGAAATAATGCATGTGAAGTTAttattacatgcaaatgatTGCATGCAAAAAGGGTGATGTAAGTGGGACACATGTGAGACTCTCATCTGTGaagtaaataaaagagaaagaataaaTCTTGTTGCATGAAGAGTGATTGGTGCATGTGATGGCCAAATGAAGTAAAAAAGGGGTAAAATGCATGAAAGATTATTG from Theobroma cacao cultivar B97-61/B2 chromosome 5, Criollo_cocoa_genome_V2, whole genome shotgun sequence carries:
- the LOC18598809 gene encoding cysteine-rich and transmembrane domain-containing protein A is translated as MPKSDAQENQPPAGYPTADLPAQKKSFSRTKKKGDRGFIEGCLFALCCCWLCETCF